CATGTTTGAAGATTTATCCGACTGTGTCAATATTCAGGCAGTAAAAGAATCCACAAGAGATATCACAAATGTCACCAGAATGATAAATAATTTCGGAGACAGATATAAAATTCTTTGTGGAGTAGATACAATGGCAATGGAAGAATTATTGATGGGGGCATCCGGATGGGTTGCGGGTCTGGTTTGTGCTTTTCCTTCAGAAACAGTCACTATCTACAGATTGATTCAGGATGGCCGCCTTAAAGAAGCGAAGGAGTTATACAGATGGTTTATGCCCCTACTGGAATTGGACATTCATACTAAGTTAGTGCAATATATAAAATTGGCAGAAAAATATTGTGGTATAGGTACGGAATATGTAAGGGAACCAAGATTAACCTTAATAGGTGAAGAACGGAATACCATAGAAGCCAATATTAAAAGAGCGATTAGCGCCCGACCGAATCTTGCACTTTATTATTCAGATCAAAAATGAAAAATAAAAGATGATTAATGAATTGAATAAAATAATGGATAAGGCAAGAAAAGCCTTTGAAAGTTATCAATATGTCAGTGGTGCGGAAAAGAAACTTTTTTTATATGCGATAGCAGAGGGGCTTGAGCAGGAAGGGGATAGTCTTTTGAATACATGTTCCATTGAAACAAATTTACCTACAGCTCGTTTTGCCGGTGAAAGAGCAAGAACTTGTGCACAGTTGAGAGCTTTCGGAGACTTAGTGGGAGAAGGAAGCTGGGTGGAGGCAGTAATTGATACTACTCAAAACGATAGAAAACCTATCCCAAAGCCCGATATGCGCAAAATGTTGACATCGTTAGGTCCTGTTGTGGTTTTTGGGGCAAGTAATTTTCCATTAGCTTATTCTACAGCCGGAGGGGATACCGCTTCAGCATTAGCGGCTGGTTGTCCGGTTATTGTAAAGGGGCACCCTTCACACCCGTTAACATCTGCAATAGTATCAGATATTATTATAAAGGCTGGATTAGACACCGGAATGCCCCCGCATGTTTTTCAGCATGTTGAGAGTTCGTCTTACGAAATAGGCAAGATTCTCGTACAACATCCGACTACCGCAGGAGTTGCCTTCACCGGTAGTCTTATCGGAGGAAGGGCTATTTATGATTATGCATCACAGAGAGAAGTGCCGATTCCAGTGTTTACAGAAATGGGGAGCACCAATCCGGTTGTTTTTTTGAAAGAAATTTTAAAATCAAAAGCAGCAGAACTTGCCAGAATGTATGCCGCTTCCATAACAATCGGAGTAGGTCAATTTTGTACCAATCCAGGGATATTAATAGGTTTAAGAAGTAGTGCCTTCAATCATTTTACAAGTTTACTTGCGTTGGAATTATCTCAAATATCCCATTATAAGATGTTGCATATGGGGATATACCAGAATTATATGCACAGTCTGGAAAAAGTCTTATTTGAAAAAGGAGTAGAAACTATTTACCATGCCCATGAACAGGAAGAATTAAAAGCCAGCCCGGTCTTAGTCAGAGTATCTGCTGAGAACTTTTTACAGAATCCCAATCTAAGACATGAAGTTTTTGGCCCGTTTTCCATCATTGTGGTTTGTGATAATGAAAATCAGATTCTTCAGGTGAGAGAGGCGGTAACCGGTCAACTGACAACGACTATTATGGGAACAGATCATGATTTGGAGTCTCATCTGGAATTAATAAAAAGTGCCAGAAATATTGCAGGCAGAATAGTATTTAATAATATTCCAACGGGAGTAGAAGTGGGTCATGCAACCGTTCATGGTGGTCCTTACCCCGCTACCACAGATAGTAGATTTACATCCGTGGGTATGGATGCAATTAAGAGATGGGTGAGACCGGTTTGCTGGCAGGATTGTCCGGACATCTATCTGCCCGATGAACTAAAGAATGGTAATCCTTTAGGTATTTTGCGTAAAATTGACGGTGATTTCCACAGAAATCCTTTGTTGGATGTATAAAAAAAGATTTTTTTGTATTGATGCACATACTTGTGGTAATCCTGTCAGGTTAGTAGCCGGTGGAGCCCCGGAATTGTGTGAGGGAAATATCAGGGAAAAAAGATTGCATTTTATCCGGGAATTTGACTGGATCAGAAAGAGTCTGATGTTTGAGCCACGAGGACATGACATGATGAGTGGAAGTATTCTTTATCCTCCTTATCATTTAGAAAATGATGTTTCCGTTTTATTCATTGAGACAAGTGGATGCCTGCCTATGTGCGGACATGGAACAATCGGGACGATTACAATTGCCATTGAAGAAGGGTTAATCCGTCCTAAATCTCCGGGAATTGTAAAGATGGAAACACCTGCAGGATTGATAGATATTCAGTATAAGCTTTCACCTAATGGAAAGGTAAGCAGTGTGAAACTAAAGAACGTACCCTCATTTTTGTACAAAGAAAATCTTGAAATAGAGTGCAAAGACCTTGGAAGATTAACAGTGGATGTTGCTTTCGGAGGGAACTTTTATGCTATAGTAGATCCACAGTCAAATTTTGGCGGTATTGAGAAGTATAGTGCTGATAAACTCATTGTCTGGGGCAGAGAAATTCGGGAAGATCTAAATAAAAGATATAGCTTTCAACACCCTGAAATAGAGGAAATTAATTGGTGTAGCCATGTTCTTTGGACAGGAAGCTGTTTAGATGAGACATCAACAGCCAGAAATGCTGTATTCTATGGGGATAAAGCTATTGACAGATCTCCATGTGGCACCGGAACATCTGCAAGAATGGCACAATGGTATGCCAAAGGAAAGCTTAAGTCCGGTGATCTGTTCATACATGAAAGTTATATAGGCAGTAAATTTACAGGGACGATAGAAGGAACTATCCATATCGGAGGATATAAAGCCATTATACCGGGCATTGAAGGATGGGCAAAAATTTACGGATATAATTCCATTATCGTTGACCCTGCTGACGATCCATATGCAGGTGGATTTCAGGTCTTATAAGAGACAATCCAAGACTTCACATAAAATTAATCCTAATTATTTTTAAATTCAGGCTTCAGAAGTTGAACTACTTTTCCTTTTACCGAAATATTTGGAGTTTACAATCAAAAGGCCGAACGATTCACCTGCTTCTTTTTGTGTTTTGGCGTGATGAGCACCATGCGCTCTCAGAATAGCACGGCTGTATTTACTGTCCAATTGTCTGAACCATTTAAATCTCTGGTGTATATAAACATCATGAATCAGAAAATAAATCAATCCGTAAATAGCAATCCCTACACCTATAAAGAATAACCAACTTACTGATGTATACAAGGTGCCAAATATAAAACACATCATACTTGGAATAGCAAAGACAAGAAAAAACAAGTCATTTTTTTCAAAGAAACCATCCTTTTCATAATGGGGTTTATGATGATCTTCATGCCATATCCATAGCCATCCATGCATGAGATATTTGTGCGCAGCCCATGCCACAAATTCCATTACTAAAACAGTAGAAATCACAATAAGAATATTTAACCACATATCAGACGTATTAATTTATCAATAAACAACACTCATTGCGAAGTGTTTTTTCAAACAAAAAAAACCAACTCCCAATGCAAGGTGCTGGTTTTTTGATATGACAAAATCCGGTAAAACTTGATTAAAAAGAGAATAATTATTTATTTTCTATCTCTTTCATATTTTGTTTTACTTCGGTTTCGATGTTTGCTTTTGCATTGTTAAATTCACGAATACCACTTCCAAGACCACGCATTAATTCAGGGATTTTTTTACCACCAAAAAAAACTAAAATAATCATTCCGATGACTATCAATTCCTGAGGACCGAGACCAAAAATAAGGTTGAACATTTTTATTTTTTTAAATTATTGCAAAGATACGACATTCGTATTAGGCTAACAACAGTATTTTGTTAAATATAGTGTAAATCCGTATAAAATTACTTCTTGAGACCTATTTCCCTTAATCTTTCGTCGAGATATTCCCCTGCAGTGATAGGAGTATAAGCTAATGGCCTTTCAGCAGTTATGGTTGAATCCAAACAGGTCAGATCCATTTTACTTTTTGGATGCAGGAAAAAAGGTATGGACAATCTGGGTACATGCCATTGTTCTTTGGGCGGATTGACTACTCTATGGGTCGTAGATATAAGATAATTATTTGTTAGTCGCTGAAGCATATCACCCACATTGATTACAATCTCTCCATCTTCCGGCAGGATATCAAGCCATTCCTGATCTGAAGTCAGTAATTGAAGTCCTCCGGCGGAAGCACCTACAAGTAGGGTAATCAGATTGATGTCTTCGTGTTGCTCTGCTCTGATTGCTGAAGCAGGCTCGGCGGTGATAGGCGGATAGTGAATAGATCTAAGAATGCTGTTCCCATCTTTGGTTTTATCATCAAAATAGTGTTCTTCTAAATTCAGGTACAAAGCAATTGCTCTTAAAAGATGTCCGCCTGCTTCTTCAAAGGCTTTGTACAGTTGTCTGCCCTGTTCAAAAAATTCGGGTGTTTCGGTTACATTTACATTATCCGGATATTCAGATTTCAAAGGATGGTCATCTGACACAAACTGCCCAATCTGAAAAAATTCTTTTAAATCTGCTACTTTTGATTGTTTGGCGTGTTCTTTACCAAAAGATGTATAACCTCTTTGTCCTGCAAGTCCTGAGACTTCATATTTGGATTTAATAGATACCGGCAATGAAAAAAATCTTTTGGAAGCATCATAAAATGCATCAATTTTTTCTTTAGGAATACCATGATTTATTACACCCACAAATCCTACCTCATGAAATGCTCTGCCGATCTGATTCACAAATTCTGTTCTATCTTCCTCATTTCCGTTTACAAATTTTGATAAATCTACCAACGGTATTGATCTTTTGGTCATATTTAATATTTTATTTGATTTTTAATATTAATATTACAAAAGCAAATTTTGTTCCATTTTGCCCAAACTCTTTAAACAGGTAAAATTAACCTTTATAAAAGATCCATCTGGAAAGCTCTTTGAAGCTGGCTTTTTTACCGTACATTAATATACCAACTCTGTAAATTCTTCCGGCTAGTCCTACCAAAAGAATCACAAATATCACCAATGAAACCATTGACACAACAATTTGCCACCATGGCGGATCAAAAGGTAATCTAACCGGCATCACAATGGACGATAATAAAGGTATCATTGAAGCCCAAACAGCCAGACTGCTATCGGGCGCATTTACCGCACTGAATCCGATGTAAACTGCTAAAATCAATGGCATCATCACAGGTAATGTCAAGGATTGTGCTTCATTGATATCTTCACCCACTGCTGAACCCACTGCTGCAAATAATGCTGAATAAGCAAAATATCCCCCAAAAAAATAGAACAGGGTGATAGGTAAAATTTTGTACCAGTTCATCAACTTTATTTCAGCAATTACAGCGAAAATTTTATCCTGTGCTGTCGCCATTTCATCCATTCCGACGCCTCCGGTATTCATAGCGGCCATATTACCCGCATCGAGACCAAAGAAAGCTGTTCCGACGATAAAAATAAGCGGAAGCAAAATCATCCAGATTCCTATCTGTGTAAGCCCAACTAATCCGACTCCCAACACTTTTCCCATCATGAGCTCAAAAGGTTTGACTGATGAAATGAGCACTTCAATAATTCTGTTTATTTTCTCTTCCATTACGGACCGCATCACCTGACTACCATACAGGACAATAATAAAAAACATAGCATAACCAACCACTCCGCCGATAATAGAACTTACAATCGTGGTCAATGAACTGATTTTCTTTTCTTTTTTTATTGTAAATGGATCCATGGTGACATCTGTATCCAGGTTTGCCAGGGTGCTTTCATCAATATCCGCTTTCTTCAGTTTGTAATTTCTGATTCTTTTACTGACGGCAGATTCTATAGAAACACTTTCTTCCATTCCGAGTTGGTCGTCAGAATGGTATTTAAATTTATATTTTCTGATATTGGGGTCATCAATGGGTAATACTTCCACAATGCCGTTTATTTCACCCTTGAGATATTTTTCTTTCAGAATATCAATACTTTCATCTGAAAACTGGTAAACCAGATTCTTTTTTGATTCGATAGCCCCGTCCATCAAACCCGAAGGATCAGAAACAGCAATTGTTTTTACCTTGTCCGAACCACGACTCATAATGAAACCAAGTACAACAAAAAATAATAAAAAACCAATGGGTGTCAATAAGGTCGTCAGAATAAAAGTTTTATTTTTTACTCTTGTGAGATATTCTCTTTTTGTTACAAGCCAGATTTTATTCATTACTATCACCTACTTTTTTTATAAAAATTTCATTAAGCGAAGGAAGTATTTCATTGAATCGATTGATTTCTATATTTCTTTCCATTAATGTTTTCAACAGATAATTGGGTGTAAAGCCTTCATGAAGTCGGACAATTATTTCTTTCTGATTATCTTCAATTATGTCAAAACCTTCCTGATTTATATCTGAAGGTAAATTGCCGTCAAAACTAAATCTGAACAGATTTTCTTTATAATTTCGCTTAATATCGCCAACATCCCCATTCAAAATTATTTTTCCTTTATTGATCAGAACAATATCGTCACATAATTCTTCTACCTGTTCCATTCGATGTGTTGAAAATAAAATACTGGCACCCTTGGATTTTAGTTCCTGTATTTCATCTTTTATCAGATTTGTATTGATCGGATCCAGACCGGAGAAAGGTTCATCTAGGATTATAAGTTTAGGATCGTGCACGACAGTTGTGATAAATTGTACTTTTTGTTGCATTCCCTTGGAAAGGTCCTGAATTTTTTTCTTCCACCAACTCAGGATTTCAAATTTCTCCATCCAAACTTTAATTTTTTGAAGAGCATCTTTGGAATCCATTCCTTTGAGTTGTGCAAGGTATAAAAGCTGTTCGCCAACTTCCATTTTTTTGTACAATCCTCTTTCTTCCGGCATATAACCAATTTCATTCGGGTGTAAATGATTAAGTGGTTCTCCGTTCAGGAAAACCTGCCCGGAATCAGCAGCCGTGATTGTTGTAATTATTCTGATAAGCGATGTTTTACCTGCTCCATTCGGGCCAAGGAGCCCAAATATTGTACCTCTTTCTACATCAAAACTTACATCATCTACTGCGGTATGATTGTGGTATTTCTTTACAACATTTTTTAAGGACAGTACTTTCATAATTCTAATTTGGAGAGCACAAATATATGTTTTTTTGATTTAAAGCCAAATATCAAATCTATAAACGCTGTGAAATAACGGATAAAAACAGACTATTATGTAGATTTAATAAATTGCTTTTGGATATTACTTTCAATATATCCGGTGACAATCAGGTATTGTGCTAACATATAGCTGCCCATCACTAAGTAGTTGTGAGCAGGTAGTGGTTGGACAAATTTTCCGTAAGCAAGAAGTAAGTCAGAAATTACAAATAATGCCACTCCAGCCACTACCCAAAAATATGCAGCTAACTCTTTCTTTCGACTTAATGCAGCCACTGCCATTACTGAAATAGCGACAGTATAAGCCATAACAGGAGTTACCATTGAGTCGAGGTGTGGCCATAGTACAAACATTAGAATACTTGTAAGGATAATCATTATAACCACAGGTAATAAAATGTCTTTTATGTGCCGGGAGCGTTGTGACCAAAAAGTACCAGCATAAAGTAGTTGCATGAGTAAAAAAGAAAATAATCCGATAAGAAAAAACTCATCCGAAGTGAAAAGTAAAAAAGCATCTCCCAATAATGCACAAATTAATGCCAGTATAAAACTGTTATTCTGGTTCCGCTCTTTAGAAATATAAAGTGCAATCAATGCACCCATTATTAAAGGCTTAGCAACGATCCGGTAATCTGTAATATGCGAAAGGGAAATAAAATTAAAGGCTACCACGAAAATATAAAAGATGTTGAAATATTTGTATTTTGAAAAATACATATGCATTTATTTAATGCACAATTTACGATGCTTTATTATTTTTCCAAATTTTCATGAGAATTGTAACAAGATAGAAATTTTTTTGACAGGTCACTAATTAAACTGGTCTCTCAAAACGATGTACTTTTCAAATTTTTATTTAAAATAAAGTTGTTCGTAATTAAAAAACATGATATTACAAAGTGCACATAATCAACATTTTACAACTTTATTTTGTTAAAGTTATAAAACATTAATAAAAAAACACACAAAAAAAAATAAAAAAGTGATATTTCCGTGCAGCGAAATTAAAACATAAGGCATCTAAATAGAGATACACCTAAGTATCTAAATTGATATTCTTTTTCATTTTTTAATGGAAAAAATCTTTAGCGAAGACAAAGAAGCCCTCTGAAAGCAGGGGGCTTTTTGTATTTTAATAGGATAGACAGGTTTTAAGTACAAAAGTTTAATTGTCAGGATTTCAACTATTCCGTTTCAATAACCTTTTCTATTTATATTCTGATTATCGAGCCCGGGTTTATCAGAACTTCTTCTGTAAAATTATTTAACTTCATCAGTTCATCCAATGTCATATTATTAACTCTGGCTGCGTCGGAAAGTGATTCTTTTCTACCTAATTTATAAAATTTGCTTTCAGAACTGCTGTAAACCATTGATGACTTCATCTGATCAATAAAATCAGCAGTTTTGAATTTGTCTCTGATCATCAGTATTCTATTATCCAAAAAGGAAGCTGAAGCAATCATGTTATGAGAATCTGAAGAATTAAGGCGTCCGAAATTATAATTACCCGGTAAATACACCAGATATTCGGGGGCGCTGTATTTATCAATGAAAGAAAACATTTTAGATTCCGGCAATGTGAGATAATATTGACCATCTTTGGATGCTGGTATATGATCCTTTAAAAACATAGGGTTTAATAGCTGAATAGTTTCCAATGAAAGATCAAATTCCTTACTCAGTTCTTTAAAATGAATTTTATCAAAAACTTTAACAGAGGAAACCATTTTAATTTCATCCGGTGGAGTAGTAGGTGTTAACTGATGAATATGATAATACGTCATCATATAAGATGCAGCGATGAATTTTGGGATGTAATACTGAGTTTCTTTAGGCAAGTATTTTCGTATTTTCCAATAATTGGTTTCACCTCCCGCTTTATTAATAGCTTTTGCTACGTTGCCGGTGCCACAGTTATAAGCAGCCAATGCTAATGTCCAGTCACCGTATTTTTCATAAAGAACGGTCAAATAATCCAATGCTTTTTCAGTAGATATATAGACATCTCTACGTTCATCAATTGTTTTATCAATTGTCATTCCGAAGATGAGAGCTGTACCTTTCATAAATTGCCACAAACCTGTTGCTCCTTGTCTGGAAACTGCCGCAGGCTTTAATGCAGATTCAATAACAGCAATATATTTTAATTCATCCGGTAAGTTTCTTTCGCGGAGTAAATTTTCGATAATAGGAAAATATAGAGAGGTTCTGCCAAGAATTACTTCGCTTTCTCTTTTTCTTCTGAATACCATAAGGTCTATTTGTTCGGTAACTTCTTCTGTTATTCGAAGCTCAATAACTGTATTCAGGTTTTCTACTCTTTTAAGATAGTCATCATTTCTGAGGGAGACGACATTAAAAGCCTGAACGGCTATAGCTAAAAGAGTAAAAACACAGAATAAGCCAATTTTTTTGGTCTTCAATATGTTTGTATTCATGATTTAATTTTAAAACCGGTTGGTTGGATAAAGTTATTTAAAAATTTCAAATTATATGAAATTACGTAAATAATTATCTGATTTTTCTGTTGCGGGGACAAAGATAAGCTAAAACAACCATCAAAGTCAAGTTGATGTGTTACGTTAAGTTATCATTTATAAAACATTAACAATCAAGAACTATGCCATTCTTTCCAATTTTCGCAAAATTCCAGAAGCTTTTTGTCATTTTTTGAATCAGCATAAAGTTGTATACCAAATGGCATAGACAACCGATTTTTGCCTGATGGTATAGACACAGCAGCTACTCCTGTGAGGTTGGCTAAAACAGTATATATATCAGATAAGTATATTTCTAACGGATCCGTAGGTTTTTCATCTGTTTTCCATGCTGATCGGGGCGAGGTGGGTAAAATTATAAAATCAAATTTCTTAAAAATATCCGAAATTTGATCCCGTAGTAATCTTCTTACCTGTTGTGCTTTCGTAAAATATGCATCGTAATATGAAGCACTGAGTACAAAGGAGCCTAAAATAATTCGTTTTTTTACTTCTCTTCCAAAACCTTCAGTCCGGCTGAATTTATACATCGTATCCGGACTGTCTGAATTCAAAGAGCGATGCCCAAATCTGACACCATCATATCTGCTGAGATTGGATGATGCTTCAGCCGTAGTAAGTATGTAGTAGCAGGGTATCAGATATTCCATCATCGGAAATTCTATTTCTTCAACATAACAACCTAAATTTTTCAGTTCATTTATATTATCCAGAATGCCGGAATTAATTTCAGGTTCGGTTTTATGGTTGTCAAGGATATCTTTGAAATAAGCGATTTTTATTTTAGAAAAATCAATGCTTTCTTCAAACCCAGGTTGTTCAGGATATAAACCTGATTGAAACATCGTAGCGTCTTTATGGTCTTTGACAGAAATGACTTTCATTATTGTGTGAATGTCCTGAGGGTTATAGCCTAAAATTCCGAGTTGATCAAATGAAGAAGCATAAGCTATCAGTCCATATCTCGATACCATTCCATAAGATGGTTTAAATCCCCAAACCCCGCACATAGCTGCCGGCTGTCTCACGGAGCCACCTGTATCCGTACCTAAAGCAATCTGACAGGTGTACATCTGTAAAGAAACGGCTGCTCCTCCACTGGAGCCTCCGGAAATCCTGTCCGGATCAGCACCATTTTTAACGGGACCGGCAATACTGTTTGTATTTGCTGAACCCATTCCAAATTCATCACAATTGGTACGTCCAATAATGATGGCATCTTCTAATAAAATTTGTTCTATTGCAAATGCATCAATCTGGCTTTCAAAACCCTTTAAAATTCCGGAAGCTGCACTGATTTGATGATTTTTTTGGCAGATCATGTCTTTTACTGAAACAACACAACCAAACAATTTGCCTAAAGAAGTTGGATTTTGAGCTATTTTAAAATCTGTTTCTCTGGCTTTTGCGAGGGCTTCTTCAGCATATATTTCTACATAGGCATTCAGATGAGCTGAAAAGTGAATATTGTCTAAGTATGTTTTGACCATTTCCACTGTACTGATTTTTTTATCGATCAGTAATTGTTGTATTTCTTTCAGTGAATGATCTTTCATTAATCTTATTGTATGAATATCTTAAAAGTTAGTGTGGTAAAAAGGGAGTTTTTGACTTAGAAATTTATTTTTTTTGTTCTTTGTCTTTGTTGATAACTTCCTGTATCTGAAAGGTTTTCAGATTTTTTCCGATGATTTTTCGCTCTTTATTGATGACATAAATTTCCGGGGTGATATCCACAAAGTATTTAGCATAGATAGATTTATTGGTTGGATCATAGACATTTGTCCAGCTCAACCCAAGTTTTTTAATGTAATTTTTCCACTTGGCATCTTCCGTGTCCAATGCAATTGCATACACATCCAGTTTATTATTATCTTTATTTTCGTTGTAATATTTTAATAATTTGGGTGTCTCTTCCATACAATGTTCACAGTCCGGATTGTAGAGATACACAATCAGATAATCCGCTTTTTTGGCCAAAAGTTCTTGCTTTTTACCATTAGGATCAGTGGAAATAACATTGGGCGCATTTTTGCCAATCAAACTGGCGGACATTTCACGTGCTCTTTGCTGAATGGCTGCGACGGTAAGCGTATCAGCCCAAAAAGCCCTTTCTCTTGTGAAATAATTTTGAACCATATTTACATACACGCTCTCAGCATCCATTAATGCACATTTGGTAGGTTCAAATTTGATCACTATCCAATTTGCAAAAACTTTAAAATATTCATTTTTGTCCATCACCTTATCCATTAGGTTTTTGGATGCAACAAATACAGAATCATGATTTTGTGGTGTTAACTCTGTAAAATATCTTTTCATTTTATTGCCTATCATGGGAGTACGAAGGAGGCGTCGGTCATTAAAGTTGACATTATCCCAAAATTCCTTTCTGTAGTGTACAAACTGAGCTTCTTTGGATAAATTTTCTTTTACTTTCGGATTTTGTCCGCCATATTTAAAGTTTGCAAAAAGTGATGTTGGATTTTTATTTAAGATTCCTTTCAGATAATTCAGCTTCTGATCTTCAAGGTTTGATCTTTCAGATTTTAGTTTTTCATATTCATCGGTTCCTGCTTTAACAGCTTTCATTTTTTCTGAAATGGCTGTAATTTGGGGATTTATTTTTTGTTCATATTTTGTAACTTCATACATCAGACTATTATCTTCACTTCCATTTATTTCGATAGAATTCGTAATGTCGGTAAAATTTACTTTTATTTCAAATTCCTGATCCTTATCCAGTATAAGTTGAAGTATTTCATTTTCTGAAAATGCGAAATAATAATATCCCTGAGGCAATCCTTTTGCATTTTTATATTGCATAACTCCTTTCGAATAAGTTATGGTGTCAATTACAAAATTTTGATCAGAATAGAATCCGATAATTCGTGCAGTACCTGATTTATTTGGATCTGAAAGGGTAATTTTTATGTCAGTAGGTCCACCCATGATCGGGTTATTCTCCGGGTCTTTTTGTTCGTCATCCTCATTTTCGATAGATATATTTGTCGGAGTATTTGCTCCGGAATTGGGTTTGCAAGCAAATAAAAGCATTGTAGCAAATATAATATATTTGATCATTTTTAAAATTTTAGCTGCAAATATAAGGCATCCGAAGGAATTTTTGTTCATGGTTTTCCGTTTAGGCGTCTGATTTTACTTACTCAATTAGATATTTTAAATTTTGATTAACAAATTATACTGACTATTGAAACTATGCTTTACATATTCAAATCTGAAAGTGTTGTTTTTTAATATATGAAAGATTAAAGTTTTTAAAATAAAATTTTGATAAAATTTATAAATTAAAACTATTAATTATATATTTGTCCCTTCAAACCACCCCATTAAGTGTTTAAGTGTTCAACTTGGGCCCTGACAATGATGATACCTAAAATTTTATTTCAATTGAATAAAAACAGGCATCATGAAAACCCTAAAATTTCTATTATCTATTTTAATCATTCCTTACTTTGGAATTAGTCAGGTAGATGTTACCTTAAAAAAGACATTTACTTCCATCCCTCCCTTATTGTATGGTGATTTTGCATCTTTTGAGATTGAAGTGACTAACAATAGTCTGATAGCTGTAAAAGATATAGAAATTACGGATTATGTACCTTGCGGATTGAATTTTGTGGGTGGTAATATCAGTTGGATTTCCTCGGGAAGTAACAGAGTAGGTATTATTTCAAATACGATTCTTCCGGGAAATAGTTTTACTGCAACCATAAATTTCAGTCTTGAACCGTGTACCCAACCTGATGCATGGACAAATACTGCACAAGTTACCCGTTTTTATGATTTGGCGGATGTAGATATTACAAATCAGGATACTAATATCACAAACAATACAGATACTTCTTTAGCTCCTGTTTTTGATCTTGCTTTAAAGAAAAAGCTTCTTGCTAACCCGGCTTATCAATATGGTGATACTCTAATCTTTAATATAATTGTATTTAATCAGGGAAACCAGATTGTTCAGGAAGTATTACTCAATGAT
The genomic region above belongs to Saprospiraceae bacterium and contains:
- a CDS encoding dihydrodipicolinate synthase family protein, giving the protein MHWRWEGIFPAVTTKFFENSELDLGTFELNIKCQIDAGVNGLVLGGTLGEASTLDAIEKERLVKRCLEITNGKIPVILNVAEGSTKEAMKQVRSAKTWGVQGIMLLPPMRYKPDHRETVAYFRTVAASTDLPIMIYNNPIDYKTEVSLAMFEDLSDCVNIQAVKESTRDITNVTRMINNFGDRYKILCGVDTMAMEELLMGASGWVAGLVCAFPSETVTIYRLIQDGRLKEAKELYRWFMPLLELDIHTKLVQYIKLAEKYCGIGTEYVREPRLTLIGEERNTIEANIKRAISARPNLALYYSDQK
- a CDS encoding aldehyde dehydrogenase (NADP(+)), which translates into the protein MINELNKIMDKARKAFESYQYVSGAEKKLFLYAIAEGLEQEGDSLLNTCSIETNLPTARFAGERARTCAQLRAFGDLVGEGSWVEAVIDTTQNDRKPIPKPDMRKMLTSLGPVVVFGASNFPLAYSTAGGDTASALAAGCPVIVKGHPSHPLTSAIVSDIIIKAGLDTGMPPHVFQHVESSSYEIGKILVQHPTTAGVAFTGSLIGGRAIYDYASQREVPIPVFTEMGSTNPVVFLKEILKSKAAELARMYAASITIGVGQFCTNPGILIGLRSSAFNHFTSLLALELSQISHYKMLHMGIYQNYMHSLEKVLFEKGVETIYHAHEQEELKASPVLVRVSAENFLQNPNLRHEVFGPFSIIVVCDNENQILQVREAVTGQLTTTIMGTDHDLESHLELIKSARNIAGRIVFNNIPTGVEVGHATVHGGPYPATTDSRFTSVGMDAIKRWVRPVCWQDCPDIYLPDELKNGNPLGILRKIDGDFHRNPLLDV
- a CDS encoding 4-hydroxyproline epimerase, yielding MYKKRFFCIDAHTCGNPVRLVAGGAPELCEGNIREKRLHFIREFDWIRKSLMFEPRGHDMMSGSILYPPYHLENDVSVLFIETSGCLPMCGHGTIGTITIAIEEGLIRPKSPGIVKMETPAGLIDIQYKLSPNGKVSSVKLKNVPSFLYKENLEIECKDLGRLTVDVAFGGNFYAIVDPQSNFGGIEKYSADKLIVWGREIREDLNKRYSFQHPEIEEINWCSHVLWTGSCLDETSTARNAVFYGDKAIDRSPCGTGTSARMAQWYAKGKLKSGDLFIHESYIGSKFTGTIEGTIHIGGYKAIIPGIEGWAKIYGYNSIIVDPADDPYAGGFQVL
- a CDS encoding sterol desaturase family protein, which codes for MWLNILIVISTVLVMEFVAWAAHKYLMHGWLWIWHEDHHKPHYEKDGFFEKNDLFFLVFAIPSMMCFIFGTLYTSVSWLFFIGVGIAIYGLIYFLIHDVYIHQRFKWFRQLDSKYSRAILRAHGAHHAKTQKEAGESFGLLIVNSKYFGKRKSSSTSEA
- a CDS encoding twin-arginine translocase TatA/TatE family subunit — protein: MFNLIFGLGPQELIVIGMIILVFFGGKKIPELMRGLGSGIREFNNAKANIETEVKQNMKEIENK
- a CDS encoding isopenicillin N synthase family oxygenase gives rise to the protein MTKRSIPLVDLSKFVNGNEEDRTEFVNQIGRAFHEVGFVGVINHGIPKEKIDAFYDASKRFFSLPVSIKSKYEVSGLAGQRGYTSFGKEHAKQSKVADLKEFFQIGQFVSDDHPLKSEYPDNVNVTETPEFFEQGRQLYKAFEEAGGHLLRAIALYLNLEEHYFDDKTKDGNSILRSIHYPPITAEPASAIRAEQHEDINLITLLVGASAGGLQLLTSDQEWLDILPEDGEIVINVGDMLQRLTNNYLISTTHRVVNPPKEQWHVPRLSIPFFLHPKSKMDLTCLDSTITAERPLAYTPITAGEYLDERLREIGLKK